A genome region from Trichoderma asperellum chromosome 7, complete sequence includes the following:
- a CDS encoding uncharacterized protein (EggNog:ENOG41~TransMembrane:1 (n4-14c19/20o298-320i)~SECRETED:SignalP(1-19)~CAZy:GH16), translated as MRYLSGLLAAAPLLGLVSAQVSTSCNPLNSTCPSDPGFNTDYTFYFNTTPSYELWETTAGSVTYDNENGAGFTINKQGDSPTIRTLFYFFFGRVELFLKVAPGVGIVSSSMWLSDDLDEVDLEFLGVNNTMASTNYFGKGYEDFHNAGLYTTANNQENFINYTTVWTKDALQWYIDGNLVRTLTPEQANKTRNYPQTPMRLSLGIWAGGDPRMPNGTREWAGGNTDYSKGPFTMYVKSARVTDYGGGTEYTYGDMTGSYESIKVTGGEKNSTFYEALHQPPKLSAADKWNNLPAGARIAVYAAAGVVGAVLIGALIFYCIKQRQSGAREARLATEMEKMDRMELDKLKREGVDPDAYTDYDSRSMRKEGIVTADAPPANVSPLDSKGWTAVNIESPMQSPAPFLIQGSKSPTASGFDHAMTDHPGSPGSPPQSHAGPQRASSTAPIRTFSASHSGYQGLPGGEV; from the exons ATGCGGTACTTGAGCGGTCTTCTGGCCGCCGCCCCTTTGCTGGGCCTCGTCTCAGCCCAGGTTTCCACATCGTGTAACCCGTTGAATTCGACATGTCCTTCCGACCCGGGCTTCAATACCGACTACACCTTCTACTTCAACACCACGCCGTCTTATGAGCTGTGGGAGACGACTGCTGGGTCTGTCACCTACGACAACGAAAACGGTGCCGGCTTCACCATCAACAAGCAGGGTGACTCGCCTACTATCCGCACCTTgttctacttcttcttcggccgTGTTGAGCTCTTCCTCAAGGTCGCCCCGGGTGTCGGCATTGTCAGCTCTTCCATGTGGCTGAGTGACGATCTCGACGAGGTCGACTTGGAGTTTCTGGGTGTCAACAACACCATGGCCTCGACCAACTACTTCGGCAAGGGTTATGAGGATTTCCACAATGCCGGCCTGTACACCACGGCCAACAACCAGGAAAACTTCATCAACTACACCACCGTCTGGACCAAGGACGCCCTTCAGTGGTACATCGATGGCAACCTGGTCCGCACTCTCACTCCCGAGCAAGCCAACAAGACCCGAAACTACCCCCAGACTCCCATGAGACTCTCTCTCGGTATCTGGGCTGGCGGTGATCCCAGAATGCCCAACGGTACCCGTGAATGGGCCGGTGGTAACACCGACTACTCCAAGGGCCCATTCACCATGTACGTCAAGAGCGCTCGCGTCACTGACTACGGTGGTGGCACCGAGTACACGTACGGAGATATGACTGGCAGCTATGAAAGCATCAAGGTCACTGG CGGAGAGAAAAACTCCACATTCTACGAGGCCCTCCACCAGCCACCCAAGCTGTCTGCAGCCGACAAGTGGAACAACCTGCCTGCCGGTGCCAGGATCGCCGTGTACGCGGCGGCCGGTGTCGTCGGAGCCGTCCTGATCGGAGCCTTGATCTTCTACTGCATCAAGCAACGCCAATCCGGTGCCCGAGAGGCCCGCCTGGCGACAGAAATGGAAAAGATGGACCGTATGGAACTCGACAAGCTGAAACGCGAAGGCGTTGACCCGGACGCATACACTGACTACGATTCTCGCAGTATGAGGAAAGAAGGCATCGTCACGGCTGATGCGCCCCCAGCAAACGTCAGCCCTCTTGACAGCAAAGGTTGGACCGCCGTCAACATCGAGTCGCCTATGCAGTCGCCCGCTCCCTTCCTCATCCAAGGCTCCAAGAGCCCTACCGCGAGTGGTTTTGATCACGCCATGACCGATCATCCCGGAAGCCCTGGCTCTCCTCCCCAGTCACACGCCGGTCCCCAAAGGGCCTCCAGCACGGCTCCCATCCGGACCTTCAGCGCGAGCCACTCAGGATACCAGGGTCTCCCGGGCGGAGAAGTCTAA
- a CDS encoding mitochondrial 37S ribosomal protein uS14m (BUSCO:EOG092D4KSS), with the protein MSMFRAKKLDLGCFVKARTIRDHTKRKVFEEHETERQALRYMIRNTTLPPRVRATAQLQLSQMHAYTRPTQIRNRCIMGGQGRGVLRAFKMTRFNFRMEALAGNLPGVKRASW; encoded by the exons ATGTCCATGTTCCgggccaagaagctcgacCTGGGCTGCTTCGTCAAGGCCCGCACCATTCGCGACCACACCAAGCGCAAGGTCTTTGAGGAGCATGAGACGGAGAG ACAAGCTCTTCGATACATGATCCGCAACACCACGCTGCCGCCTCGAGTTCGCGCCACtgcccagctgcagctctcccAGATGCATGCCTATACCCGACCCACGCAGATCCGCAACCGTTGTATAATGGGGGGACAGGGACGCGGTGTGCTGAGAGCGTTTAAGATGACTAGA TTCAATTTCCGAATGGAGGCGTTGGCAGGAAACCTTCCTGGAGTGAAGAGAGCCAGCTGGTAG